GGTGTTGAATCCGAGCTGCAGTAGCGTGCTGTGCAGGAAGAGCGACGTCACCAGCTGCCACCACTGGCCGTTCAGGACCTGGGGGCCATAGAGCCAGAAGCAGTAGCGGTATCCTGGGAACAGGCCTTCCAGGGCGAATGAGAGGAAGGTGGCGATGAGCAGCCCTGCGGTTCCAGAAGCGAGGTCGTCATCGCGCGCGGGCCCTTCAACGACGGCCTGGTCGAGGGTGGCCAGCGTACGCCCCCTGCCGCTGCACGCGGGGCAGCGGGTCGGGCACGCCAGCATGCCGGCCCCCTGGCAGGTCGCACACGAGACGCCAGATGCTCGCCGGTCGCGGCCGCCGCAGCGGTCGCACCAGCGCTGCCCGAGCCCTCGGCAGTCCGGGCAGATGCCGCTGCCCTGGCACGTCACGCAGATCATCGGCGCGATCTACGACGAGGGCGAGGCGCTTCCCCGCCGCTCAGGGGCGAGGTTCGGCGGTCACCGAGGCAGGGGGAGGCGCGGTCTCCTGCCCCTGCTTCTCCGGAGCGCTGGAGATCTGGTGGGTGCCGGTGAGGGCCACGATGACGACACCGATGGCGATGACCCCGGTGCCGAACCAGCGAGCTGGCGTGACCGTCTCGTGCAGCCACCAGCGTGCCAGCACCGTGCCGAGCACGAACGTGAGCGCGGTGAGTGGCAGGGCGAGCGAGAGGTCGGCTTCCGACAGCACCACAAGCCACGTGAAGAAGTAGATCGACATGCACGCGATGCCACCAGCAACATAGGGGTGGGTGAGGGCTCGCCAGAAATAGGTCGCCACCGATCGGACGTCGCTGGCGCCGAGCTCGCCGACGCGGCGCATGCCGATGCTGAGGAGCGTGTCGCCGAATGTGGCTCCGACGACGGCGATGAGGACGAAGGTCAGGGTGCGCACGAAAGCGGGGTCCATCAGGGAGGGGGGCTCCTTCGAGGTGGGCGTTTGCAGGGTCATCGGCCCTGGCCCGCGTGGGGGGGCATGCCTGCGGTGATGAACGCCCGTATGAGCAGCATCACCTTGGTCGCGGCTGAGAGACGGATGCGGCGGCCGTGCACGCGGAACTGCTCGCTCGCAATCTTCTCGAGCAGGGTGCGGTAGATGGCCACGAGGGCGGCAAATCCCGCGCGCGACGCGGGGTCGATGCGTGCAACGAGAGGTGCGGAGCGGGCGTAGTAGTCGCGGGCACGCTCGGCCTCGAACGCCATCAGCCGGCGGAAGCGCTCGTCATCAGGCGGCTGGGTGAGGTGCGCCTCGGTGAGCCCGAAGCGCGCCACGTCGGTCAAGGGCAGGTAGATGCGACCGAGTCGAGCGTCTTCGTCGACGTCGCGCAGGATGTTCGTGAGCTGGAAGGCGATGCCGCACCATTCGGCCATCTGGAGCGCCTCGTCGCTGCCGTCGAATCCGAAGACGTGCACGCACACCAGCCCGACCGTAGAGGCGACGCAGTAGCAGTAGCGGTAGAGCTCGTCGAAGGTCTGGTAGGTGGTCTTCTCCAGATCGGTCATGGTGCCGTCGAGCAGCTCGTGGAAGTAGCGCGGTGGTATGGCGTAGCGACGGACGGCGTCGCTGAACGCCGGCCACGTCGGTCCCAGGGTCGCCGCGCGGGACGGATCGGAGATCACCAGGTCGAGGCTGGCACGCCAGCTCTCGAGGGCCTTGCGCTTCTCTTCGGGGGTGCCGGCCTCGT
The Pseudomonadota bacterium genome window above contains:
- a CDS encoding squalene/phytoene synthase family protein, which codes for MARTQARNFYYGFRLLPRQRRDALSAIYAFFRACDDYSDEAGTPEEKRKALESWRASLDLVISDPSRAATLGPTWPAFSDAVRRYAIPPRYFHELLDGTMTDLEKTTYQTFDELYRYCYCVASTVGLVCVHVFGFDGSDEALQMAEWCGIAFQLTNILRDVDEDARLGRIYLPLTDVARFGLTEAHLTQPPDDERFRRLMAFEAERARDYYARSAPLVARIDPASRAGFAALVAIYRTLLEKIASEQFRVHGRRIRLSAATKVMLLIRAFITAGMPPHAGQGR